A single region of the Undibacterium piscinae genome encodes:
- the urtD gene encoding urea ABC transporter ATP-binding protein UrtD → MSEVLKSGDTYLSEEPGSRADYGVNYGRVKSVGVDTTHGAILYLDDITVSFDGFKALNKLTLDISVGELRCIIGPNGAGKTTMMDVITGKTKASSGTAFFGQTIDLAKMNEVQIAHAGIGRKFQRPTVFEQHSVFENLELAMKMDKRVKPSLFFRLNSEQRGKIEEILKLIRLNGQEARAAGLLSHGQKQWLEIGMLLMQEPELILLDEPVAGMSDAETARTAELLNELRGKHSIMVVEHDMGFVTEIAQQGKVTVLHEGSVLSEGTMQQVQNDERVIEVYLGR, encoded by the coding sequence ATGAGTGAAGTATTAAAATCTGGCGACACCTATCTGAGTGAAGAGCCGGGTAGTCGCGCCGATTACGGCGTCAATTATGGCCGCGTCAAGAGTGTCGGGGTAGACACTACGCATGGCGCTATTCTGTATCTGGACGATATTACGGTGTCCTTCGATGGCTTCAAGGCCTTGAATAAACTCACGCTCGATATCTCGGTCGGTGAATTGCGTTGCATCATAGGCCCGAACGGTGCCGGTAAGACCACCATGATGGATGTCATCACCGGCAAGACCAAGGCGAGTTCCGGTACGGCATTTTTTGGTCAGACTATCGATCTGGCCAAGATGAATGAAGTACAGATTGCGCATGCCGGTATTGGCCGCAAGTTTCAACGCCCGACCGTGTTTGAGCAACATAGCGTGTTCGAAAATCTGGAACTGGCAATGAAGATGGATAAGCGCGTCAAGCCTAGCCTGTTCTTCAGGCTCAATTCTGAGCAGCGCGGCAAGATAGAAGAGATCCTGAAACTGATACGCCTGAACGGGCAAGAGGCGCGCGCGGCTGGTTTGCTGTCGCACGGGCAGAAGCAATGGCTGGAAATAGGCATGTTGCTGATGCAGGAGCCGGAATTGATTTTGCTCGATGAACCGGTGGCCGGCATGTCGGACGCCGAAACCGCCCGCACCGCCGAACTGCTCAACGAATTGCGCGGTAAACATTCGATCATGGTGGTCGAGCATGACATGGGTTTTGTCACCGAGATTGCGCAGCAAGGCAAGGTCACGGTACTGCATGAGGGCTCGGTATTGTCCGAGGGGACAATGCAGCAAGTGCAAAACGACGAACGTGTCATCGAAGTATATTTGGGACGCTAA
- the urtE gene encoding urea ABC transporter ATP-binding subunit UrtE, which produces MLEVEQLNQYYGSSHTLRGISMTVKKGECLTLLGRNGVGKTTLLKCMMGVLPVSSGSVKLEGRDITRLTPHERARSGIAYVPQGREIFARLTVEENLLMGMATKPARQASQIKGEIYELFPVLKEMLQRRGGDLSGGQQQQLAIARALLAEPKLIIFDEPTEGIQPSIIKDIGRVIRLLRERGDMGIILCEQYFDFARELADKFVVLSRGEVVASGTQAAMDGEDVKRHLAV; this is translated from the coding sequence ATGTTAGAAGTGGAACAACTGAATCAATATTACGGCTCCTCGCACACCTTGCGCGGGATTTCGATGACGGTCAAAAAAGGCGAGTGCCTGACTTTGCTGGGACGCAATGGGGTCGGTAAAACCACGCTGCTCAAATGCATGATGGGCGTGCTGCCTGTCAGTAGCGGATCGGTCAAGCTGGAAGGCCGTGACATCACCAGATTAACACCGCATGAGCGCGCCAGATCAGGGATCGCCTACGTACCGCAAGGGCGCGAGATTTTTGCCCGGCTGACGGTAGAAGAAAATCTGCTGATGGGTATGGCGACCAAACCAGCCCGGCAAGCATCGCAGATCAAGGGTGAAATCTATGAATTATTCCCGGTGCTGAAAGAAATGCTGCAGCGGCGCGGCGGCGATTTGTCCGGCGGCCAGCAGCAGCAACTGGCGATTGCGCGCGCCTTGCTGGCAGAGCCCAAGCTGATCATTTTTGATGAGCCTACCGAGGGCATACAACCGTCCATCATCAAGGACATAGGGCGGGTGATACGCCTGCTGCGTGAACGCGGTGACATGGGGATTATCCTGTGCGAACAATATTTTGATTTCGCCCGCGAACTGGCCGATAAGTTTGTGGTGCTGTCGCGCGGTGAGGTGGTGGCGTCTGGCACACAAGCGGCGATGGACGGCGAAGACGTAAAACGTCATCTGGCGGTCTAG
- a CDS encoding urease subunit gamma, with product MELTPREKDKLLIFTAGLLAERRMARGLKLNYPEAIALISAAIMEGARDGKTVAELMSDGTKILTRADVMDGIAEMIPDIQVEATFPDGTKLVTVHNPIP from the coding sequence ATGGAACTGACGCCAAGAGAAAAAGATAAGTTACTCATTTTTACCGCCGGTCTGCTGGCAGAGCGGCGCATGGCGCGTGGTCTTAAGCTCAATTATCCGGAAGCGATTGCGCTGATTTCTGCGGCCATCATGGAAGGTGCGCGTGACGGCAAGACGGTGGCTGAACTGATGTCTGACGGCACAAAAATTCTCACGCGTGCCGATGTCATGGATGGCATCGCCGAGATGATACCGGACATACAGGTGGAAGCGACTTTTCCTGACGGTACCAAACTGGTCACTGTCCATAACCCGATTCCTTAA
- a CDS encoding urease subunit beta yields MIPGEMLIEAGDIELNVGRDTITLKVANSGDRPIQVGSHFHFFETNPFLQFERQLAYGMRLNITAGTAVRFEPGQIRTIQLVALGGDRIVYGFNGLVMGKLVEQMVEQAVEESK; encoded by the coding sequence ATGATTCCAGGTGAAATGCTGATAGAGGCTGGCGACATAGAACTCAATGTCGGCCGCGACACTATCACGCTGAAAGTGGCCAATAGTGGCGACCGGCCGATCCAGGTCGGCTCGCACTTTCATTTTTTTGAGACTAATCCGTTTCTGCAATTTGAGCGTCAACTTGCTTACGGCATGCGCTTGAATATCACGGCAGGCACCGCGGTGCGCTTTGAACCGGGCCAGATCAGAACCATACAGTTGGTGGCGCTGGGGGGCGATCGTATCGTCTACGGTTTCAATGGCTTGGTCATGGGCAAACTGGTGGAGCAAATGGTGGAGCAAGCGGTGGAGGAAAGCAAATGA
- the ureC gene encoding urease subunit alpha, whose amino-acid sequence MTKISRQAYAEMFGPTTGDRIRLADTDLFIEIEKDYAIYGEEVKFGGGKVIRDGMGQSQRVHADVMDTVITNAVILDHWGIVKADIGLRNGLIAAIGKAGNPDIQSGVTMAIGGATEIIAGEGMIVTAGGVDSHIHFICPQQIEEALMSGVTTMLGGGTGPAVGTAATTCTPGPWHIHSMLMAADAFPMNLGFLGKGNVSLPEPLEEQIKAGAIGLKLHEDWGSTPAAIDNCLAVAERYDVQVAIHSDTLNEGGFLEHTLAAFKNRTIHTFHTEGAGGGHAPDIIAAVGEANVLPSSTNPTRPYTVNTLDEHLDMLMVCHHLDPAIAEDVAFAESRIRRETIAAEDILHDIGAISMMSSDSQAMGRVGEVIMRTWQTAHKMKTQRGPLAQDNARHDNFRAKRYIAKYTINPAITHGISHVVGSLEVGKIADIVLWKPAFFGVKPSMILKGGMIAAAQMGDPNASIPTPQPVHTRMMFGAFGGGLKKSFTFVSQAALDAGIAEQLQLSKTVIAVKNTRNLRKADMIHNAATPKMQVDPETYEVRADGELLVCEPAKVLPMAQRYFLF is encoded by the coding sequence ATGACAAAAATCTCGCGACAAGCCTATGCCGAAATGTTCGGCCCGACCACGGGTGACCGGATTCGTCTGGCCGATACCGATTTGTTTATCGAGATCGAAAAAGATTACGCGATTTACGGCGAAGAAGTGAAATTCGGTGGCGGTAAAGTGATACGCGACGGCATGGGCCAGTCGCAGCGCGTACATGCCGACGTCATGGATACCGTCATCACCAATGCCGTGATCCTCGATCACTGGGGCATAGTCAAAGCCGATATCGGCCTCAGGAATGGTTTGATTGCGGCGATAGGCAAGGCCGGTAATCCTGATATTCAATCCGGCGTCACGATGGCAATCGGCGGCGCGACCGAGATCATTGCCGGCGAAGGCATGATCGTGACCGCCGGTGGTGTCGATAGCCATATTCACTTCATCTGTCCGCAGCAGATCGAGGAAGCCTTGATGAGCGGCGTGACTACCATGCTGGGCGGCGGTACCGGCCCGGCCGTGGGCACCGCTGCCACCACCTGCACGCCTGGACCATGGCATATCCATTCCATGCTGATGGCGGCCGATGCTTTTCCCATGAACCTGGGGTTTCTCGGCAAGGGCAACGTCAGCCTGCCAGAGCCACTGGAAGAGCAAATCAAGGCTGGTGCGATTGGCCTAAAATTACATGAAGACTGGGGTAGCACGCCGGCAGCGATCGACAATTGCCTGGCGGTCGCCGAGCGTTACGATGTGCAGGTGGCGATCCATAGCGATACCTTGAACGAAGGTGGCTTTCTCGAGCATACCCTGGCCGCTTTCAAGAACCGCACCATCCACACTTTCCATACCGAAGGTGCCGGTGGCGGCCACGCGCCCGATATCATCGCTGCCGTCGGCGAGGCCAATGTGCTGCCATCTTCGACCAATCCTACCCGACCGTACACGGTCAATACGCTGGACGAGCATCTCGATATGCTGATGGTTTGCCATCACCTGGATCCGGCGATTGCCGAAGACGTGGCGTTTGCCGAATCGCGCATACGACGCGAAACCATCGCCGCCGAAGATATTTTGCATGACATCGGCGCGATTTCTATGATGTCGTCCGATTCGCAAGCGATGGGGCGGGTCGGCGAAGTCATCATGCGCACCTGGCAGACCGCCCACAAGATGAAAACCCAGCGGGGCCCATTGGCGCAAGACAATGCGCGCCATGATAATTTTCGCGCCAAACGGTACATTGCCAAGTACACGATCAACCCGGCAATTACCCATGGTATTTCGCATGTAGTGGGCTCGCTGGAAGTGGGCAAGATTGCCGATATCGTGTTGTGGAAACCGGCCTTCTTTGGCGTTAAGCCGAGCATGATCCTGAAAGGCGGCATGATTGCGGCGGCGCAGATGGGCGACCCGAATGCCTCTATCCCCACGCCGCAACCGGTACACACCCGCATGATGTTTGGCGCATTCGGTGGTGGCCTGAAAAAATCATTTACCTTCGTCTCGCAGGCGGCGTTGGATGCCGGTATCGCAGAGCAACTACAGTTGAGTAAAACCGTAATCGCGGTGAAGAACACCCGCAATCTGCGCAAGGCCGACATGATCCATAACGCGGCCACGCCAAAAATGCAGGTCGATCCGGAAACCTATGAAGTGCGTGCCGATGGCGAATTGCTGGTGTGCGAACCGGCTAAGGTCTTGCCTATGGCCCAGCGTTATTTCTTATTTTAA
- the ureE gene encoding urease accessory protein UreE yields the protein MLTIHTKVEQADIIAAQLILPYELREKSRLRATMSNGEEVGVFTLRGSVMRDGDLMLGSDGRIVQVVAAQEPTYRVECGDAFGLLRCAFHLGNRHTQAQLGDGFLRIRQDSVLKEMLLGLGATVTEERASFEPEAGAYGGGHHHGGDDAHPHNPLAPIPLRQRIHRPSDAKAD from the coding sequence ATGCTAACCATACACACCAAAGTAGAGCAGGCCGACATCATTGCGGCGCAATTGATTTTGCCTTACGAGTTACGCGAAAAAAGCCGCCTGCGCGCCACCATGAGTAATGGTGAAGAAGTCGGCGTGTTCACCTTGCGCGGATCGGTGATGCGCGATGGCGATCTGATGCTCGGTAGCGATGGCCGCATCGTGCAAGTTGTGGCCGCACAAGAGCCTACCTATCGGGTTGAATGCGGCGACGCCTTTGGCTTGTTACGCTGTGCCTTCCATCTGGGGAACCGGCACACGCAGGCCCAGCTTGGTGACGGCTTTTTGCGCATACGCCAGGACAGCGTACTCAAGGAAATGCTGTTAGGCCTGGGCGCGACGGTGACTGAAGAGCGCGCCAGTTTTGAGCCTGAGGCAGGGGCCTATGGCGGCGGCCATCATCATGGTGGTGACGATGCGCATCCGCACAATCCGCTGGCACCGATTCCCTTGCGTCAGCGCATCCATCGTCCGTCTGATGCGAAAGCCGATTAA
- a CDS encoding urease accessory protein UreF gives MQSSALLHLLQLASPSLPIGAYSYSQGLEAAIENGAVSNEASARAWIVEHLHQVVAQFEAPILWRLQHAFAARDSEAVSHWTACFIAARDTAEFRAETIQMGYSLGKLVADLKIADSASLAILQSQAEIPLPTALACAADALAIAPEAVLLGSLFSWTENQVLVCVKSVPLGQVAGQRLLLSLRGELELAARSAQLLADDELSNWAPGLSLLSMQHEVQYSRLYRS, from the coding sequence ATGCAATCGTCTGCCTTACTTCATCTGCTACAACTGGCCAGTCCCTCACTGCCTATCGGCGCGTATAGCTATTCGCAAGGCTTGGAAGCGGCCATAGAAAACGGCGCGGTCAGCAACGAGGCCAGCGCACGTGCCTGGATCGTCGAGCACTTACATCAGGTAGTGGCGCAATTTGAAGCGCCAATTTTATGGCGCTTGCAGCACGCCTTTGCCGCCCGCGATAGCGAAGCCGTCAGCCATTGGACCGCCTGCTTTATTGCGGCCCGTGACACCGCCGAGTTTCGTGCCGAGACCATACAGATGGGTTATTCGCTGGGCAAGCTGGTCGCTGACCTGAAGATTGCCGATAGCGCGTCGCTGGCGATTTTGCAAAGCCAGGCCGAGATCCCTTTGCCCACTGCGCTCGCCTGTGCCGCCGATGCATTGGCGATCGCACCGGAAGCGGTGTTGCTGGGCAGTTTGTTTTCCTGGACCGAAAATCAGGTGCTGGTCTGTGTCAAGTCGGTGCCGCTGGGGCAGGTTGCGGGCCAGCGCCTGTTGCTGTCTTTGCGTGGCGAACTGGAGCTGGCAGCGCGCAGCGCGCAGCTACTGGCTGATGACGAGTTATCCAACTGGGCGCCGGGCTTGTCGCTGCTATCGATGCAGCATGAAGTGCAATACAGCCGGCTGTATCGTTCCTAA
- the ureG gene encoding urease accessory protein UreG translates to MAHPTQLDNYDYITRHTQTPNPLRVGIGGPVGSGKTALCEMLCKRMRDHYEMAVITNDIYTKEDMEILLRADALPAERLMGVETGGCPHTAIREDASINLEAIARMSADFPDLDLILIESGGDNLAATFSPELSDLTIYVIDVAGGEKIPRKGGPGITRSDLLIINKTDLAPHVGANLDVMAVDAKRMRGERPFVFTNLRTGDGLETVVAFIQKQGLLKQA, encoded by the coding sequence ATGGCGCACCCTACCCAACTAGACAATTATGACTACATCACACGACACACACAAACTCCCAATCCTTTGCGCGTAGGCATAGGCGGCCCGGTCGGTTCCGGCAAGACCGCCTTATGCGAAATGCTGTGCAAGCGCATGCGTGACCACTACGAAATGGCGGTGATCACCAACGACATCTACACCAAGGAGGATATGGAAATCCTGTTGCGCGCCGATGCCTTGCCCGCTGAGCGCTTGATGGGCGTGGAAACCGGCGGCTGTCCGCATACCGCAATCCGCGAAGACGCCTCGATCAATCTGGAAGCGATTGCCCGCATGAGCGCCGATTTTCCTGATCTCGATCTGATCCTGATCGAATCGGGCGGCGACAATCTGGCCGCCACTTTCAGTCCGGAATTATCTGACCTGACCATCTACGTGATCGACGTTGCCGGCGGCGAAAAAATTCCGCGCAAGGGCGGGCCCGGCATTACCCGCTCGGATTTGCTGATCATCAACAAAACCGATCTGGCCCCGCATGTCGGAGCCAATCTTGATGTGATGGCAGTTGATGCCAAGCGCATGCGCGGCGAACGGCCATTTGTCTTCACCAATCTACGTACCGGTGACGGCCTGGAGACGGTAGTCGCTTTCATCCAAAAACAGGGTTTGCTCAAGCAGGCATAA
- a CDS encoding carboxy terminal-processing peptidase: MKKTLLSLAMAFAASTYAAAPVSAPDVPAIEVLKPLQQQAQAAAMTAQFLTRFHYKPVALDDAMSQKIFDRYLKTLDGDKLFFVQADIDKFAYARNKMDDAINTQDLSTPFAMFNLYEQRMKERMTYARKLLQENFDFSKEESYFYLREKEPWPQTEAAMQDLWRQRVKNDWLRLRLAGKDEVAIRATLEKRYDYNLTRMQKLKSEDVFQLFMNAYAMSVEPHTNYLGPKASEDFEISMKLSLVGIGAVLQEREEMTTIRELSPGGPAALSGLLHPGDRIVGVGQGADSTPTDVLGWRLDDVVALIRGAKDTVVLLDILPADAGPDGKHKLVRLVRNKISLEQQAAKKSIVEVKGTQVARRIGVIALPTFYQDFDARRKGDKNFKSATRDVARLLEELKKEKVDGVLIDLRNNGGGSLSEAVELTSLFIGKGPVVQQRNSQGNIQIESDKGASIAWDGPMGVMINRASASASEIFAAAIQDYGRGLIIGESSFGKGTVQTMVNLDQIAHSDKPKFGEVKMTIAQFFRVNGGTTQLRGVTPDISFPSFSDPESFGESSYDNALPWVQIKPAEYQTVGDLKDLLPLLQVKHEMRVAKDKEFQFIVDDVNEYKTLRNKKDISLNETVRRKERDTQELKVKEREKLRSNDKADGSKKDDKPATQDDGLQANERSLTAELAAEKARKEAKDVLLDEAAHILGDEVDLIKTNNKLAERVLFKAMSKSTELQR; the protein is encoded by the coding sequence ATGAAAAAAACCCTATTGTCCTTGGCGATGGCGTTTGCCGCGAGCACTTATGCTGCCGCGCCTGTCAGTGCGCCGGACGTGCCGGCGATTGAGGTACTCAAACCTTTGCAACAGCAGGCGCAGGCCGCTGCCATGACCGCCCAGTTTTTAACGCGTTTCCATTACAAGCCTGTGGCGCTCGATGACGCGATGTCGCAGAAAATCTTTGACCGTTATCTGAAGACCCTCGATGGCGACAAGCTGTTTTTTGTGCAGGCTGATATCGACAAGTTCGCCTATGCCCGCAACAAGATGGATGATGCCATCAATACCCAGGATCTGAGTACGCCTTTTGCCATGTTCAATTTGTATGAGCAGCGCATGAAGGAACGCATGACTTATGCGCGCAAATTGCTGCAGGAGAACTTTGATTTCAGCAAGGAAGAAAGTTATTTCTACCTGCGTGAAAAAGAGCCATGGCCACAGACTGAGGCTGCGATGCAGGATTTGTGGCGTCAGCGTGTCAAGAATGACTGGTTGCGCCTGAGACTGGCAGGTAAGGATGAGGTCGCTATCCGCGCCACGCTGGAAAAGCGTTACGACTATAACCTGACGCGCATGCAGAAACTCAAGAGTGAAGACGTGTTTCAACTCTTCATGAACGCCTATGCGATGTCGGTAGAGCCGCACACCAATTATCTTGGCCCCAAGGCTTCGGAAGATTTTGAAATCTCCATGAAGTTGTCACTGGTTGGTATCGGTGCGGTACTGCAGGAACGTGAAGAGATGACGACGATACGTGAGCTTAGCCCTGGCGGTCCGGCCGCCTTGTCGGGCTTACTGCATCCCGGTGATCGTATCGTCGGGGTCGGTCAGGGTGCCGATAGTACGCCTACCGATGTATTGGGCTGGCGCCTTGATGACGTGGTCGCTTTGATCCGCGGTGCCAAGGATACCGTGGTCTTGCTCGACATCTTGCCGGCCGATGCCGGACCTGACGGTAAGCATAAACTGGTCAGGCTGGTGCGTAATAAAATTTCGCTGGAACAACAGGCTGCCAAAAAATCCATCGTCGAAGTCAAAGGCACCCAGGTGGCACGCCGTATCGGTGTGATTGCCTTGCCGACTTTTTACCAGGATTTTGATGCCCGGCGTAAAGGCGACAAAAACTTTAAGAGCGCGACCCGTGATGTCGCCCGTTTGCTGGAAGAGCTGAAGAAAGAGAAAGTCGATGGCGTGCTGATTGATTTGCGCAATAACGGCGGCGGTTCTCTCAGTGAAGCGGTAGAGCTGACCAGCCTGTTTATCGGCAAAGGACCGGTGGTGCAACAGCGCAATTCACAGGGCAATATCCAGATAGAAAGCGATAAGGGCGCGAGCATTGCCTGGGATGGTCCTATGGGCGTCATGATCAACCGCGCGTCGGCATCCGCATCCGAGATTTTTGCGGCGGCGATCCAGGATTACGGTCGTGGCCTGATCATCGGTGAATCAAGCTTCGGTAAGGGCACGGTACAGACTATGGTGAATCTGGATCAGATTGCGCATAGCGACAAGCCGAAATTTGGTGAAGTGAAGATGACGATAGCGCAGTTTTTCCGCGTGAATGGCGGCACTACCCAGTTGCGCGGGGTTACTCCGGATATCAGCTTCCCTAGTTTTTCTGATCCCGAGAGTTTTGGCGAATCGAGTTACGATAATGCCTTGCCATGGGTGCAGATCAAGCCGGCCGAATATCAGACCGTCGGTGACCTGAAAGATCTGTTGCCGCTGCTACAAGTGAAGCATGAGATGCGTGTTGCCAAGGACAAGGAGTTTCAATTTATTGTCGATGACGTCAATGAATACAAGACCTTGCGCAATAAGAAAGATATCTCCCTCAACGAGACGGTGCGTCGTAAGGAGCGTGATACCCAGGAGCTGAAAGTGAAGGAAAGGGAAAAATTACGCTCGAACGATAAGGCTGATGGTAGCAAGAAAGACGATAAACCAGCCACTCAGGATGATGGCCTGCAAGCCAACGAGCGTAGCCTGACGGCAGAACTGGCGGCGGAAAAAGCGCGCAAGGAAGCCAAGGATGTCTTGCTCGACGAGGCGGCGCATATATTAGGTGATGAGGTCGATCTGATCAAAACCAATAATAAGCTGGCCGAACGTGTGCTGTTTAAGGCTATGAGCAAGAGCACGGAGCTGCAGCGCTAA